In Phocoena phocoena chromosome 7, mPhoPho1.1, whole genome shotgun sequence, the genomic window AATCCTGAAAGAAGGCGGAGGGGAAGCCTCCTAAATGGTCCCACATTGCAGCCACGCTGATTAGGCCCGGGATGCAttccctttctttcctgcttcccgcccctccccccgcagcCCGGGAgcggcggggcgggcggcgggAATTCGGGGCCGCGGGAGGGGTGTGTGTCTACACCCGGGAAGCACCCGGGGCGGGGTGGCCCGCGACGCAGCGCGCGCAGGGCGGGGGTAcggtgggtgggggaggtggaaCTGCGAGGGGAAGGGGACTCGGGCTCGCCAGGAGTGCCTGCAACTGGAGTTGGACCTCAGTGCCAGTGCTCAGCCGGAGTTCCGAGCAACACTGCCAGGGGGTGGAGCGGAGAGAACCGGGCACCCCTCACTCTTCgtcttccctccctctgcttcccagCTCTTGTCATATCCTGTCTCTGGCCTGATATTTCACGCGAGCAAATGGAAGGAGATTACAATGAAGATTTATGTGTGTTCCGAGCGCGGCTGGTTTCCCAGTGTAGGGAGCCGAGATCGCTGCTTcccatttccatttttcattcgCGCTTTGGGGAGTGCAGTCGGGCGCGGGGGGAGCTTGTctgcgcggcggcggcgggctgATCACAGGGCTCCGCGTCTCCCAGCGGGCCGCGAGACTGAGAAGGACTTGCCAGCGCGTCGCCCCCGGCGGGGCTGgagcctgccccctcctcccccagccaggCTTTGTTTCTCCCCTCGctcacccctcctcctccccgcccccttaCTTCTGGGACCCAGGTgcatccttctttcccttctctttgccCTTCTCCTTGTCTGCGGAAACGCCCCCTTCCTCTGGCCCCAGCACCCTTCTGCTCTCTGCTTCCAGGGCTTCCCGGGAAAAGGCGCGCGTTGGCCCGGCCCGACCCCGCCGCCGCCGGGTGCCAGGTTCGGTGACTCCGGCGAGTCTGTGGGGCCTCGGCCCACCCCAGAGCTGGGGCCGCCCGCCCTCCCGGCTCCCAGGCTCGTTCATGCCAAGGCCTGTTGCGTGATTCCAACTTGGGCTGACATTCCCTGCCCCGGGCGCTTCGGCGTAGGCCTCTTAATCATCTTGTCTGCTGCAGATCCTCGACACCAGCCAATTTACTGCCCCGTCTCTCCTCGCTGGTttcaggagggggaggggagtgcgCGCAAAGGAAGGGAGGGCACAGTCAACCGCAGAAAGAAGGCTGGCACCAGCTACTGGCACTCAAAGAAAACCACGAAATTTGGAGCTGGGGCGGGAGTGGTGGCAGGAATGGGGGTCTGCTAGGCAGCAACTGCTTAGGGAAGTCAGAATCATGGGGTCAATGAGCTTCATCCCAGGCTTCCCTAGCCTGGGAAAACACTGCAGGAATGCGAACGGACACTTGACTGAAtggcctccctgccttccccagaGCCCCAActctgtggaccatactctgctGTAAACTAGATTCAATGCAGGCCTCAAAACGATCTGGCCAGAAAAGTGAGAATTCCTCTCAGTGATGCTTAGAAAGTCACCATTGTCccgcgtctgttttttttttaaaatttttatttatttatttttggctgctttgggtcttcgttgctgcacgtgggctttctctagttgcgggtagcgggggctactctttgttgcggtgcgcgggcttctcattgcggtggcttctcgttgcggagcacgagctccagtagttgcagcacttgggctcagtagttgtggcacacgggctaagctgctccgcggcatgtgcgatcttctcggaccagggatcgaacccatgtcccctgcattggcaggcggattcttaaccactgcaccaccagggaagtcccccacgtCTGTTTTTTGGCAGACATTAGTTGAGGACACACAAAAAGGATGGCCTGAATAGCCATCCTAGAGGACATATGGCAAACTGGGCTCTCTGGCTTGCCCCAACCTCCTCTCCAGTAGACGCTGGTCGCTTCAGAGGGGATGGCTAAGGTTCAGCCTCTCATATAGGAAGGGGCCAGAGCTCTCCCAGCCCTAGAATGCCCTAGAATGCTGCTCTTCCACACAAGGTGAACTTGGAAAGAAAGGCCTCTGGGTAACTCTGGGCCTCGTAATTGCAGGGCATTTTATCCCAATGCCCTCACTATTTGGGGGCATTGGGATAAAACGCTATGCTGCTAAGCAAAATGTATTGAGTGCTTACCAGGTGCCACACACTGTCATTCCCTTGTTAAAGGCTCACAGCTCTGAGGTATCTGTTATTATTGATTCCATCTTACAGATCTGCAAACTgcagcacagaaaggttaagtgggtagcctaaagtcacacagtttGTGACTGAAGCCAAGACGTTTCCAATTGTAGGCCCCAGCGCTTTCAAGGAAAAAGACTTTTGGTTCAGGACTGCATTACCCACCTACCCCTGGCCTTTGAAGGGAATGCCAGAAATTAGGGTCACTTCCAAAGCTGGGCGCTAGTTATGTGGGACCCAATGTGGAAAGCAGAGCTGAATCGTGTATGGACGTTTCCCCTTCGAGATCGTGAGGTGTTAACAACGCCGAATCCACAGCACTGTGCGTCGGTCTCCGTGCGAATGTACATGAATTTTTGTCGGTGTTCTGTGTAGGAGTGTAAGTGTGATTCAATATGTGATAGTATGGATGTGACTGTGCGAGTCAGTGTGTGATTGCATGTGTGCTAGCACAGCCCTGTGTGCCCAGGGTCGCCCTGCCTTCCAGAGTCTCGCGAGGGCCTGGGTGACTCACTGAGTTCTCAGCTCAGCCAGTCCCAGAAGGGCTGCAGGGCAAACAGTGGGGAGGGCCCAAAGTAGGGGTTAGACCCCGGCTTCGGCAGGTTCCCCGCGGCGGCTCGAAGGTACTGCCCTGCCAGCACCTCGGGCGCGGGGGCGGCTGAGACCTCCCAGGAGCGGGGCTGCGGCGCCGGCGCCGAAGGGGCCGGGCGGGCGGAGGCCGGAGCCACCGGGTGCTGAGTGACTCACCGCGCCGAGAGCTGGCGAACCTCGCGCAGGGACGCGGATGCGGGCAGAGCGTGAACTCTCGCAGCAGCCCTGCGCTGAGAGTGCGGGTCCTCGCCTCGCCGCACCTCTCCGCAAGTCGCAGCCTCCGATAGATGTAAATGTCACTCTTGGCTGACCTAGTTCCCCGCCTGGGCAGCGGCTCGAGCTTCCAGGTCGTGACACCAAGGAAAAAGCGCACACATccaatgaaaacaataatttatttaaataatctctTCATATTGTAAAATCAACATTAAGAGCATGttgttttcataataaataacCCCAAAATACCTTTCATTTCAAGAACAAAGACTTTAGGATAAGATAAAACAAATCCAAATCAGTAGCTTAGTTAAACTGAGAACATTTTtcgaagggaaaaataaaacggAGGGGTTGCTGAGGTCACTGCTAAACCGCAGTTTTCACAAGTGGGGATTTACAAAAAAGTCTGAAAAGATGAgtatttttatacaaataaatcAGTGGGAAAATCTGCACAGACACCTTTATTTACAAACGCTATATCGAAGTCCAGGCTAATAATCCTGAATaggttttaaaaaagataatttaaacacattttttgcagtgtccacatatttaaaaaatcattttttcccccaacatcAAAATGAGGTCATCCGCAAAGGCacctaaacttttaaaaaaataaaaataaaaaaactccaCTGGTGAAGGATGAGGAGAGAGCTGAGGGAGCGTTCCTGCGAGGAGAGCTAAGGCGGGGGAGGGACGAGGGCTCCAACGGCTGGAAACAGCAGGGCAGAAAAAAAGCGGCGGGCCGCCGGGGTCAAGGGgtcggggctgggggagggcaggccGGCAGGACCGGGAGGTCAATAACCCCAGAGGACAGGAGCTGAGCCTGGGGGCGGGCAAGGAGAAAGGAGTCTCAGAGGGCCCAGGCAGCCTCGCGGGCGGGGCAGGCGTCCCTCTCCGGGACTCAGCTCGCGGCCCGGGGCGAAAAAGGCGCCGGACTGCCTcgccgggcggggcggggagggaggggagaggaggcaagTGTGAGGCGGGGCTCAGGTCGGAAAAGGCGGCCTTGGCAGGGTTTCTCCCGCGGATGCCAGGTTTCTCCGAGAGGAGCCCGTGGCGCGAGAAGACGCCTTCCAGTCCCTGGCCGCGCGGTGGCCCCGGCCCTGGGGTCGGCCATCCTGGGCCGCCACCTCCGGGAGCGGCGGGTGGCATCATCGGGCCAGCCGGAGGGACCCTATGGCTCTGGGGATGAGCAGTAAGGATAACTGGTCCCTGCTCTCTCAGTCTCTGGCGCAGTCTCCGGGAGTTAGAAAATCGTCCCGGCGCTCACCGGGGCGCCCCCGCCGccgtggtggtgctggtggtggtggtggtgcggcTGCGGGGTCTGCGCCGGGTGCAGCAGCGGCGCAGCGGCCTGCAGGTGCGAAGCGGAGCCCGAGGCCTGGTGGTACCACGGGTAGTTGCCCAGGAAAGCCGAGGCGGCGCTGCTCGGGCTGGAGCCGGAGCTGCCCgcgccgctgccgccgctgcccgggccgccgccgccccccATCCGCTGCGGCGCGCCGAAGTCCCAGGAGGTCGGCGCCGAGGCCGGCGGCGAAGCACAAGGTGGCGAGGCGCTGGTCCCCGGGTGCTGCTCCGAAGGGATCTCACCGCTCTTCCACATTTTCTTGAACTTGGATCGGCGGTTCTGGAACCAGATTTTGACCTTTGTGGAAAAGGGACTTGAGCGTTAATGGAGGAAACTCGGCCTGGGGCAGGGTAGGGGAGGAAGTTTAGGAAGACAGCTGGTTAAGAGGTGGATACCCTGGTCAGGTAAGCCGATCACGTGCCGCGGCCTCAGAGGGTCTGTCGGTTCCTGCTCCAATGGGAGGTATTCTCAAAAAACCCGAGAGAGCCGATGTGTGTGCACTTAGGTGATGGTGACAGCGGAGGGAGTCAGGAGGGCCACTTGTTTTACCCGCTTAATCAGTAGTACGCGGAAGGACAACTTGCTACCGGATTTCTGCCCACCCCTGTCCTATCCTTTTCTCACACGAGGTGGCACCCTGGGGGATTTCAGCTTCGGGCGTGGAAGTTTAGGCCGCCCAAGGCGCGGGCCTCGAAATCCTTAAAAGTactataaaaaatactttaaaaaacatagtCCTAAACCTGCCTGCTTCCTGGCCATCCCAGGCCAGCGCCCTCCTCGTGCCTCCCAGGCTGCGAGCCCTCACCTGAGTCTGGGTGAGGCCCAGAGACGCCGCCAGCTCAGCTCGCTCGGGCAGTGCCAGGTACTGAGTCTTTTGGAAACGCCGCTGAAGAGCCGCCAGCTGGAAACTAGAGTAGATGGTTCGGGGTTTCCGGACTTTCTTTGGCTTCCCGTTTACTATCCGGATTTCAGGCTCGAGGTCCTCTTTCTCTGCAATAAAATGGAATTGTGAGAACCGCGCAACCGCGGGAGCCCAGGAGTTCCCCGCCCGCCGGGAGAGCAGCGTGGAACTTGGCCTAAGCCGGGAGGCGGGTTCTTGGAGACGCTGCGCGGCGCTCAGGCACAACTTTGCAACGCGCGGACCCGCGCCGCCAGCGAACCCGGGAGTCGGCACCTCCAGGGAAGGGGAAGACAGGCGCAAGCCGGGGGAGAAAGGAGCAGCAGGTGGTAGGGAAATGAGGTTGTTGTGAGGCGGCCGCCGAGGCCACCTGGTCCCACCAGCCGAGTACCCGGGTACCCGAGGGACGTACCCGGTGACCCTCGGCCAATTGAAAGCTGATGAGGGTAAAGGGCGCGAGGAGAGCGGGAAGCAATCAGTGTGAAAGGCCAGGGCTCCAGATGGATCCCCGTCCTAAACATTTTTATCCCACCCATGCCAGGAACTAGACGGACTTGGCACCCTTCACGCGAAAGTTATGCTTACCAGGTTCGTTGTTGGCCGGGGACGAACTGGTCCCGTAGGGCGCGTAGGAGGTGTAGGCGGCGGTGTAGCCCAGGTCGTAGCCGCTCTTGGCTGAATAAGGGACGTTGTTGAGGCCGCTGGCGTGGTACTGGTAGGAACCCATGTGCGCGTAGGGCGAGCCcccagcgccgccgccgccgccgccgccgccgcccgccgggTGTTGCTGGTTGGTGTAGTAGCTGCTGTCGGTAGCTGTGGACACCGGGAGTGTGGGCGACTCCTGAGGCTTGTGGAGGCTGCTGCCGTTGCTGCCGCCGGGGCCAGCGCCGCCGCCGCTCGGGGGCTGCTGTTGCTGGTGGTACGTGCTAGAGGCCGTGATCTGGGTCGAGTGCATATCAGCCACCAGACTGTCAAAGACTCCAGTCATCCTGGCCCGGGACGGGAAAGAGCAGGGGTGGCGGGCGCGAGGGGGGTTGCGAGGCGCCTCCTCCGTCTCTCCCTGTCCCCTCCAGCAGCCAATGTAAttacagtgggggaggggagaggaaaacaAGAAATGCGGCAATGGTCTAGGCAACTCCTCCTCCGGGGGAGGCGATCACCGTGCACTGCTCGGGACAGCTGCCTCCGGCCTCATCCTCTCTCCGCCTCTCGGGCCGCTCGGCGCCTTGCCCAGCGCGGGCTCGGGCGAGGGGCGGGCAatggagggggcaggggtggcgGGGCCTGGCCAGGGCTCCgggaggaggtgggagcaggTGAGCAGCCCCGAGCAGCTTTACGATTGTCTGTGGGCCGGGCTCCCGCAGGGTGGGCATTTAACACTCGTCACGTGAGCTCAGGCGACGTCACCTAGCAACGGCCAATCAGAAGCGCCGAGCCACAAGGCTTCTGGAGCTCCGGAACgccgggcgcggggcgggggtgtggggggaaaTCACAGGGCTGGCGCTGCGGCTGCTGTGGTCGTGGGTGCAGACAGGCTGCTGCTGAGTGTGAGCTGCGAGGCGAGGGGCTGGaggcgggggggcggggaatCAGGGTGACCGATGGCAGGAGGACAGAAGGCGTGAAGACGGAGACTGTCATTTCGCCTCCGAGAAGAAATGGGGTCTCCCAACCCATTCTGTGTACAAGTGTCGACCAATTCCAGTGATTCATACTTTCACGTCCGAGGTCAGCTTTcaaacattaatcaaaataaaatggtGCGGAGAGCCCGGCCAGTTCTAGCTCCGCTTTTCCTCGAAGGGTCTGGCATTTACTGTTGTCAGCCACTCGGCAGTTGACATAGTCCATTGATATAATggtataataataatacctgcttcCTAACCCACAGGGATATTAGGACAATTAATTCGATAATATTTAAACTATTTTCCTTGCTCCTTGAGAGAAAAGCTATATAAATTCAAAGGTAGTATTGCTAATGATATATTTGAAAGCATTTTCCCTTGTACTTTTCTGATACATCGAGACTGAGTAATTACGTGTATTTGATGGCTAATTGACAACCGAAGAACGATCCCGGGGATTTCCTCTCTAGGTTGGACTGACCAGATGGCCTTCAAAGTTCGTTCTAACTTTAAATTCCATGTTTTTACGAAAGAGGAAATGGGATGATACTTCGGTGAGAGTGTTGTCTCGATACTACAAATCTTGCTaaatttacagaaacagaaaagttttATCTCATGCACTTAAccctattttacagttttttcatttTAGGACGGTGTTTGGCCCTATCActgcaatttcttcttttaaatctgAAGTGGCGACTTCCTCTATATCTCTGTTTCCTGGTGGTTGGAAACCGTGGCCCGGAGTTGAGGGACACTCGCCTTTACCCGAGTCCGCAGTTCCTGCCTTGTGGCGCCACCTGGTGGAGGTGTTCGTGATTGCGGTGGGCCCAGTAGACGGTCTAATCATGCCGAGGCGCCAGCCTCTGAAACCccccaaaagaacaaaatagtaaTTAAAAGCCACAAAATTGTGCTAGTGCACGCCATCTGAAGCACCCCGTTCTAAAGACATAACACGTCGCTGAAAGAACTTGTTACAACAACTGCCTAATGGAAAACAAGttaatactttgaaaaatatctttGGTTTTCTTCCTCAGAAAAAGCAAGTGTGTAATTAAAACTGCAGCATCCACATAGCTCACTCTCTGTGGAATACTGAGGAACGTAATCCTCCTGGATTTAGTTTGCAGCCTTTCTCTTGGTTACAGAAGGCCCCTAGATGGAGAAGCGGGAGCTGGTTTAGAAAGCTTCGGGAGGTGGGTCTCGCCTCAGGCCGCATTGCCTCATCAGTGCATGGCGCTCAGCCTGCTGCTTTGTGGGCCCCAGTCTCAAACTTAACCTCTTGATATGTAATCAAGATTGCTTTTTGGTGTCCTGACTGACACCAAGTTACAAATCTTTCTGTCACTACGGTGGTAGCTGTTTTGACCTAAGGTAAAAACTTGTTTTCctattgaaaatgaaatataaaagatctAATTTCCATAGCCTtgccttctctctgctcctttgTTTCCACCCCAAGCATGTACTCCAGACTTTCTCATGGTGGcaaatgtgtttaattttattaactgTGAGAACCTGCATTAATGGCCTGAAGTCCAGATCAGCTAGATCTGGAAAATAGCATCTTCCTGGAAGGAAATATGACCCCAGTTCCCCTTTAACTGCAAAACAAGGGACTTGTTTGTATGTGGGAGAAAAGACCGGAGGCAATgagcaaagagagagagggagagagaggcagaattTACAATTGCATTTGGAGAATCAAGTAAAGACCTGAGATGTTAATTCTGATAATCTGGGCACAAATCTGGGTTTGCCTAAATTATCAGATCACAATATCCAAACGATTTCCCCACTTTGGTCTAAAGTCAGGGAGACAGTACTGTAGAGAAATGACACTCTTGTCCACAGTTCAGAGTAGGGGGATGCCTCTCCATAGTGATTTGAGAGGAGTTTAGGGGGGGCTCAGACCGAGTTTGGGGTAATGCCTCCTTGCAGCCAAAATTCCTCTTCCACCTCCGGGcaccctccttccccttttctgCTTTCAGTTTTCTAGAGAAGGATGGCGGAAGGAAGGGGGCTCAGTGTCTCTGCTCTGGTCTTCTATGTTCCAACACCGTCGCTGAGACCTTCCTGTTTTGGATCCCATGCCCACCAGGTTGTCGCGACAGCCCTTTATCTGTCTCCTCCCTTGGGAGCCTCGTGACAAGCCTTGCAGGCAAGGACGGAATCATAGTTCCCATTGTACACGTGAACAGTGAGGCTCCAGGGCAGAAACGACTTCCTTTGAGTTAGGTACCCCTCCTTTCTCTGTTGCCATAGTGTAAACCACAGGGTACTTACCGTAAGCCTTGGTCGAACAGCTGCCGACCTCTGGCAGACAGCGAGCGGCTCTGGAGAACAGGTCTGCTGCGCCTTACTTTCAGGCCTCTGCCCCACCGCTGGCCTGGGTCAGGCGTTTAGGGCTTCCCCTGGCTCTGCGCACAGCCTCTGCCCGACCACTGGGCGTCCTCCATTACACAGAAAGCGGACGCCGAGGGGTGccgggttggggggtgggggaagaggttGACCCCTGTCGGCTGGGGGCGCGGGGTAGGCGCCGAAGTGCAGTTTGTGCGCAGCCGGGACAGGCTTATTCTCACTCGCCTACGTCACTCGGGGTCACACGCGCTGCTGCTGGACTGCCCCCTGTACCCACTCTGCACTCTGCCGTCGAGGGTCCCAGGCAGCTAGTCTCGCTTACCATGCCACgtactgtgccaggtgctgggagcTCCTGTTCTCCAGTACCTCACAGTCTCGTGGAAAAAGCAGATATATTGTGATAACTAATACAGTAGTAACGGCCAGCTTTTATTTCTTGAGCGTTTCCTGAAGTCCAGGAGTTCTGACAAGCACTGACCCCTGGGAACCATCCTAATGTGGTGGGTTCACAATTATCCACATCGAGGAAACCAAAGCTTAcagagactgattttttttttttttttgcttcaggaTACGCAGCAGCATCAGGACTCGAACGCAGGTCCGGGCCACAGAGGCAAGGCCGCTGCTGCCGGGGTCCGGTTTCAGGCCTGGGGGTCACGGGAGATCGCCGCGGCACACCCACCTCTCCCGGGCCAGGGGCTCCGAGGCAGAGGGACCGCTTAGGAAGGGGCACTGCGGCCCCAGGAGCGGACTGGAAGGAAAGGCTTCTCCGGGAGACTAGCCTGCGCGGACACGGCTCGCGACCCGGGATGATCCCGGAACAGACTCGAGGGTCACTGTTTGGCGCGGGGAAGGCGGGCGCCCCCTCCCGCTCCGCCCTCGAACCGCAGCTCCGCGCAGGTGTTTTGTCCCCGCTGAGTTGCCGCACCTTCGCTCCCTGCTCGAGTGAGTAAACCCAGAAGGGCTTGGCGAGAGTGAGCTGACGCTCAGCGTTCACAGCCCCGAACCTTCCGCGGCTGAGTCATGGCGCTGGGTGTCAGTTCAACATGCTTCTAGAACTTTCAGACCAATTTCCCCGACTACCTTCTAGGTCTTCCTAACCCAGATCCAGGCCCATTTCGCTTTACTGCCTCTTCAGTGGTTGAAGCAAAGAGAGCGAAAGCGGGGTTTCCTGACCCGCCAGGGCGCCCACACTGGGGCGAAGGGCCCCCCGGGTTCTGAGGCACTGCGCAGGGCCTCAGTGTTCAGCTGGGGCTCCCAAGGCCGGAGACTTGGCAAGGTGGACAAGCTTCAGTGAGCGAGAGGGACGCGTTCTCTCTCCGCGGCTAAAAGCTTCAGAGCTCAGTGTTGGATCAGGCGGGCCAGGAACGCAGATGGAGTAAGTTACGCCCTCGCCCCCAGCTCCGAACACTGGGACCTTCACTTTGCACTTTCAGCTGTACCCACGTGGGGTGATAAGAGGTGTGCAAACAAATGGCTCTCAACAAGGTTTATTCTTGAACCTGAAAGAAAACAATCTCCGCCCCTTTGCCCTAGGCACCGCATGGGCGGACGCCGCAGGGAACGTTTGCGTCGGGCGAGCTCAGGTGCCTGCGGGGCGGGCGGGGAGAGCTGCGTTCATTCTGGAACCTCCTGCCCTCTGCGTGCCCAGCCACGGTTGACTGCTGCCTGTCAGGTTGAAGGGTAACTCCTCCCATAAGAGGGGCGGAGGTGAACCCTTGTGCGGACGCCCAGACTCGATGGTCACCCCCTGAGGCTCATGGTGCTGGGTTGTCAGTTATAGCATACTTCTGGAACTTTCAGAGCCAATTTCGCCTTGTGCCTTACAGGTCTTAGACTCTAGTCAGGTCCATTTCACTTTATTGTCTATTCAGTGGTTGAAGCAACCCGCCCCCCAGTACCAAACGGGAAAAGAACTTGGAAGGAACCGTTTGAAACTCAGAGTACCGTTTTGGGTACACggattcccttctctccaccccgCCCCTTCCTCATCACACTAAAGAGCTGTGCCGCCTCCTATGGAGGTGCTGACTCCTGGGCTCGGGAGCCAGACTTTTCTGAGTTGAACTGCTGCTCTTACTGTGTGACATTGGGAAAAGGacttaatttttctgtgctttCTGTGCTTCGTTGTTTTTGCATCTGTAGAATgcggataataataataccttcctGGAGGGAGTGGCAAAGtaggtgaagaggattaagaggtacaaactactactatgtataaaatgttaacaatgatgTAATGTACGGCGctgggaatatagtcaatattttaatgataactttatatggagtataaaaatactgaatcattatgttgtacacctgaaattaatattgtaagtcaactatacttaaatcaaaaacaaaaacaagcaaacaaacaaaaaacccaatacCTTCCTCCTGGGATTATTGCGTAGGAACATATCACCATGTGTTTTCTTGTCTGCTGCCCTATTTATCTGGAGAACTGGGCATTCTCTGGCCTAGGCTCTGCAGGTTCTAAAAGGCCAAGGCGAGTGTGTTGCCCC contains:
- the DLX2 gene encoding homeobox protein DLX-2; translation: MTGVFDSLVADMHSTQITASSTYHQQQQPPSGGGAGPGGSNGSSLHKPQESPTLPVSTATDSSYYTNQQHPAGGGGGGGGGAGGSPYAHMGSYQYHASGLNNVPYSAKSGYDLGYTAAYTSYAPYGTSSSPANNEPEKEDLEPEIRIVNGKPKKVRKPRTIYSSFQLAALQRRFQKTQYLALPERAELAASLGLTQTQVKIWFQNRRSKFKKMWKSGEIPSEQHPGTSASPPCASPPASAPTSWDFGAPQRMGGGGGPGSGGSGAGSSGSSPSSAASAFLGNYPWYHQASGSASHLQAAAPLLHPAQTPQPHHHHHQHHHGGGGAPVSAGTIF